One Artemia franciscana chromosome 7, ASM3288406v1, whole genome shotgun sequence DNA segment encodes these proteins:
- the LOC136029509 gene encoding uncharacterized protein LOC136029509, producing the protein MKLLILLSVVAVSLPLVRLAPLDEPNSDVNAVGEFANDSKIETNNNELNEIPADPESLKEVANKKADLALPIESDGSSEDSMSEESDSLSEPEDKEDVVWRTKRAVNRNAQQKKNQQRKQQQKRRPKQPVRNQRRPNRNRNQVEKGCPREGDIELPDENNVTKMQGDEPVEQRTNDETDAVQDAEGRRANKRGQPANRNRKNKRCTPIKLNRKQQIRRAQIKNKQQIRRNPTRFTTRRPWYYVTTFPGGHKTFYANVSNQQSIEIYPREGDIPLKDVPDQVATSQTMQKVST; encoded by the coding sequence GCTTGCACCCCTTGATGAGCCAAATTCAGATGTTAATGCTGTGGGAGAATTCGCTAATGACAGCAAGattgaaacaaataataatgaattaaatgaaatacCCGCTGATCCAGAATCTTTAAAAGAAGTTGCAAATAAAAAGGCTGATCTGGCCCTTCCAATTGAAAGTGACGGATCTAGCGAAGACTCAATGTCTGAAGAATCAGACTCTCTGAGCGAACCTGAAGACAAGGAAGATGTAGTATGGAGAACAAAAAGAGCTGTTAATAGAAATGCACAACAGAAAAAGAACCAGCAACGAAAGCAGCAGCAGAAGCGAAGACCAAAACAGCCCGTAAGAAATCAAAGACGACCCAATAGAAACAGAAATCAGGTGGAAAAGGGATGCCCTAGAGAAGGTGACATAGAATTACCAGACGAAAACAATGTAACTAAAATGCAAGGTGATGAGCCAGTTGAGCAAAGAACGAACGATGAAACAGATGCAGTTCAAGATGCAGAGGGTCGAAGAGCAAACAAAAGAGGCCAACCAGCTAATAGAAATCGCAAAAACAAAAGGTGCACTCCcattaaattaaacagaaaacaacaaataagaAGAGCACAAATCAAGAACAAACAACAAATAAGAAGAAATCCAACCAGGTTTACCACACGGCGTCCCTGGTATTACGTTACCACATTTCCAGGAGGTCATAAGACGTTTTATGCAAACGTCAGCAATCAACAATCTATAGAGATTTATCCAAGGGAAGGGGATATTCCTTTAAAAGATGTACCCGATCAAGTGGCTACTTCACAAACCATGCAAAAGGTTTCGACCTAA